One region of Micromonospora ureilytica genomic DNA includes:
- a CDS encoding AMIN-like domain-containing (lipo)protein, whose translation MRIKSALTAVVVVLAGLVVGAGSSSAAGTTTGTAYCGITWGSAEKTAGALSDAPLVDVRTGRHDCYDRVVFEFAGPVDGYAVGYGETWTEGEGLALSPYTAGGALLRVSLRAPAYDDDHLGTVPYAVGEHVANLLRYPTLRDVVFGGSFEGYSTFAVGVRARLPFRTFVLAGPGTHSRIVLDVAHQW comes from the coding sequence ATGAGGATCAAGAGCGCACTGACAGCGGTGGTGGTCGTCCTCGCCGGCTTGGTCGTCGGCGCGGGCAGCAGCTCCGCAGCCGGCACCACGACCGGGACGGCGTACTGCGGGATCACCTGGGGCAGCGCGGAGAAAACGGCCGGCGCGCTCAGCGACGCCCCGCTGGTCGACGTACGGACCGGCCGGCACGACTGCTACGACCGGGTGGTGTTCGAGTTCGCCGGCCCGGTCGACGGATACGCCGTCGGTTACGGCGAGACGTGGACCGAGGGCGAGGGGTTGGCGCTGTCGCCGTACACCGCCGGAGGCGCGCTGCTGCGGGTCTCGCTGCGGGCCCCGGCGTACGACGACGACCACCTGGGCACCGTGCCCTACGCGGTCGGCGAGCACGTGGCGAACCTGTTGCGCTACCCGACGCTGCGCGACGTGGTCTTCGGCGGCAGCTTCGAGGGTTACAGCACCTTCGCGGTCGGCGTACGGGCCCGGTTGCCGTTCCGCACGTTCGTGCTGGCTGGGCCGGGCACCCACAGTCGGATCGTGCTCGACGTGGCCCACCAGTGGTGA
- a CDS encoding TetR/AcrR family transcriptional regulator, protein MLGGQQVGAGAGVPAARGPRCTDSDLFTVVIDTLREVGYDRMTIDAVAARAHVSKATIYRRWDGKAELVVAALRDRHVGVHNPPDTGSLRGDLIELLRATAAICTADCDLMQALTFAMRTNPELERLVRHQVLPAGRVASTAILVRAAARGEIPPEAGERELFHDLAPALTMSRIVAHGLPADDAFLTQVVDQVLIPVLRYQHHRPSPA, encoded by the coding sequence ATGCTGGGTGGTCAGCAGGTGGGCGCGGGCGCCGGGGTGCCAGCGGCCCGGGGTCCGCGGTGCACCGACAGCGACCTGTTCACCGTCGTCATCGACACCCTGCGGGAGGTCGGCTACGACCGGATGACCATCGACGCCGTCGCCGCCCGCGCACACGTCAGCAAGGCCACCATCTACCGACGCTGGGACGGCAAGGCCGAGCTGGTCGTCGCCGCCCTGCGCGACAGGCACGTGGGTGTGCACAACCCGCCCGACACCGGCTCGCTCCGCGGGGACCTGATCGAGTTGCTGCGGGCCACGGCCGCGATCTGCACGGCCGACTGCGACCTGATGCAGGCGTTGACCTTCGCCATGCGGACCAACCCCGAGCTGGAACGCCTGGTGCGTCACCAGGTGCTACCGGCCGGGCGGGTGGCCAGCACCGCCATCCTGGTCCGCGCCGCCGCCCGCGGGGAGATCCCGCCGGAGGCCGGGGAGCGGGAGTTGTTCCACGATCTGGCGCCCGCGCTCACCATGTCCCGCATCGTCGCGCACGGCCTACCCGCCGATGACGCGTTCCTCACCCAGGTCGTCGACCAGGTGCTGATCCCGGTGCTCCGCTATCAGCACCACCGTCCGTCTCCGGCCTGA
- a CDS encoding DUF6069 family protein, with protein MTATANTTRATTSTVGALIRAGAVATVAASAATMAVAAVGQLAGVSLDVGGAPIPVLGFGVLTAAFSLIGLIIAALLARFARRPRRAFVRTTVVLTVLSLVPDLIADASTATKALLMLTHLVAAAIVIPAVARRLAA; from the coding sequence ATGACCGCCACTGCGAACACGACACGCGCCACCACGTCGACCGTCGGGGCGCTGATCCGGGCCGGCGCCGTCGCCACGGTAGCCGCGAGCGCCGCCACCATGGCCGTCGCCGCCGTCGGCCAGTTGGCCGGGGTCAGCCTCGACGTGGGCGGCGCTCCGATCCCCGTCCTGGGGTTCGGCGTGCTGACCGCCGCCTTCTCGCTGATCGGCCTGATCATCGCCGCGCTGCTGGCGCGTTTCGCCCGGCGCCCGCGGCGCGCGTTCGTCCGTACGACTGTGGTGCTGACGGTCCTGTCCCTGGTGCCGGATCTGATCGCCGACGCCTCGACGGCCACCAAGGCGCTGCTGATGCTCACCCACCTGGTCGCGGCCGCGATCGTGATCCCCGCTGTCGCGCGCCGCCTGGCCGCCTGA
- a CDS encoding VOC family protein: protein MTNEVTVPLLPCASIDDIVTFYEVLGFQTTYKQRKPNPYVALRREDLHLHFFEMAGFDPEQSYGSCLVLTSDIAELHRAFAAGMRAAYGKVLVSGTPRMTRPRVRRNYDGLGGFSLIDPGGNWIRVVQNAATTPAVAAAPSGRLAKALANAIVQGDSKGDVGQAIRILDSTLARPQSGDDPVALVEVLVYRAELAMVLRDEETAREMLARANAVVLSADETQRAAPTFEAAADLLRSCAPTSTV from the coding sequence ATGACCAACGAGGTGACCGTTCCCCTGCTGCCCTGCGCGTCCATCGACGACATCGTCACCTTCTACGAGGTGCTCGGCTTCCAGACCACGTACAAGCAGCGCAAGCCCAACCCATACGTGGCGTTGCGCCGCGAGGATCTGCATCTGCACTTCTTCGAGATGGCCGGTTTCGACCCCGAGCAGTCCTACGGCTCCTGCCTCGTCCTCACCTCGGACATCGCGGAGTTGCACCGGGCCTTTGCGGCGGGCATGCGGGCCGCGTACGGCAAGGTGCTGGTGTCCGGAACGCCACGGATGACGCGTCCCCGGGTGCGACGGAACTACGACGGGCTGGGCGGGTTCAGCCTCATCGACCCAGGTGGCAACTGGATCCGCGTCGTCCAGAACGCCGCCACGACCCCCGCCGTGGCGGCGGCTCCCTCCGGGCGGCTGGCGAAAGCCCTCGCGAACGCCATCGTGCAGGGCGACTCCAAGGGTGACGTCGGGCAGGCCATCCGAATCCTCGACAGCACACTCGCCCGCCCGCAATCCGGTGACGACCCGGTCGCACTGGTAGAGGTCCTCGTCTACCGCGCCGAACTGGCAATGGTCCTGCGGGACGAGGAAACCGCACGGGAGATGCTGGCCCGCGCTAACGCCGTCGTGCTCAGTGCCGACGAGACCCAGCGGGCGGCACCGACGTTCGAAGCCGCAGCCGACCTCTTGAGGTCCTGCGCACCCACGTCGACGGTGTAG
- a CDS encoding RNA polymerase sigma factor — MDLASIYRAEYGRCVATLARLLGDINLAEEAVQDAFTTALQKWQTLPPNPGAWIVTTARNRAVDRLRRESTREARHAQALLLHHQDEPREVGPVRDDQLRLIFTCCHPALAPDARTALTLRLLGGLDVPEIARAYLVQEATVAQRIVRAKKKIRDAAIPYRVPAEHELPDRLPPVLTVLYLMFNEGYASTAGPLIRTDLCAEAIRLARELAALMPDEPEVLGLLALLLLTEARRPARLDPDGELVLLADQDRSLWNRPLIAEGHDLVRRCLRRNRPGPYQIQAAISAVHTDGAATDWPQVLALYDQLLALSPTPVVALNRAVAVAEVHGPAVALAALEGVDLPGYHRLPATRAELFARLGRDEEARAAYDQAAALATNETERAYLQTRRNELTRERRTP; from the coding sequence ATGGACCTGGCGAGCATCTACCGCGCGGAGTACGGCCGCTGCGTCGCCACGCTGGCCCGCCTCCTCGGTGACATCAACCTCGCCGAGGAGGCGGTCCAGGACGCCTTCACCACCGCGCTGCAGAAGTGGCAGACCCTGCCGCCGAACCCGGGCGCCTGGATCGTGACCACCGCCCGCAACCGGGCCGTCGACCGGCTTCGCAGGGAGTCGACCCGCGAGGCCCGGCACGCCCAGGCCCTGCTGCTGCATCACCAGGACGAGCCCCGGGAGGTGGGACCGGTGAGGGACGACCAGCTACGACTCATCTTCACCTGCTGTCACCCGGCGCTCGCCCCGGACGCGCGGACCGCCCTCACGCTGCGCCTGCTCGGCGGCCTCGACGTGCCGGAGATCGCCCGTGCCTATCTGGTCCAGGAGGCGACAGTCGCCCAGCGGATCGTGCGCGCCAAGAAGAAGATCCGCGACGCCGCCATCCCCTACCGGGTGCCCGCCGAACACGAGCTGCCGGACCGGTTGCCGCCCGTGCTCACCGTGCTCTACCTGATGTTCAACGAGGGCTACGCGTCCACCGCCGGTCCGCTGATCAGAACGGACCTGTGCGCCGAGGCGATCCGGCTCGCCCGCGAACTCGCCGCGTTGATGCCCGACGAGCCCGAGGTCCTGGGCCTGCTCGCCCTGCTGTTGCTGACCGAGGCGCGCCGCCCGGCCCGGCTCGACCCGGACGGCGAACTGGTGCTGCTGGCCGACCAGGACCGGTCACTGTGGAACCGGCCGCTGATCGCCGAGGGCCACGACCTGGTCCGCCGTTGCCTGCGCCGCAACCGCCCCGGCCCGTACCAGATCCAGGCCGCGATCAGCGCCGTGCACACCGACGGTGCCGCCACCGACTGGCCACAGGTCCTGGCACTGTACGACCAGCTCCTCGCACTCTCACCAACCCCGGTCGTGGCGCTCAACCGTGCGGTTGCCGTCGCCGAGGTGCACGGACCGGCGGTGGCCCTCGCCGCGCTGGAGGGCGTCGACCTCCCGGGCTACCACCGGCTGCCCGCCACCCGGGCCGAACTGTTCGCCCGGCTCGGACGGGACGAGGAGGCCCGAGCCGCCTACGACCAGGCCGCGGCCCTGGCCACCAACGAGACCGAGCGGGCCTACTTGCAGACCCGTCGCAACGAACTAACCCGTGAACGGAGGACACCATGA
- a CDS encoding sensor histidine kinase: protein MAGRGVLPGRLRRRLTIAFVLVAGVSAGLLAGGTGLLLRQSWLDASLHEAAADARYHLVLAGQFLPLTEQRSTELLTSFEASGRHVVLVDGPTRASHPAYAPVLGSPLRAVVAAGRLGYQRSAPAERPRLLVVGGRIPGSTAELYVLTVEDDVATDLGQLRGALVAGWALVVLLAAAVGHALARRTLEPVGRASRAARALTEGLLATRLPVRGRDEFSVWAATFNEMAEALESKIAALSAAQARERRFTADVAHELRTPVTALVAAASLLREHLDQLPDDARPAARLLVGDVVRLRRLVEDLMEISRLDAGREQLAVGPVDALALLHGIVVARGWSPRVRVTGDPVVLRTDRRRLERVLANLVANAVEHGGGEITASVAGAGPLVVFEVSDQGPGIPAEHLPRVFDRFHQVDRSRSAPGSGLGLAIAREHTDLLGGALGVRSEPGEGTRFRLELPTDAPAGTADGVG, encoded by the coding sequence ATGGCCGGACGCGGGGTGCTCCCCGGCCGCCTGCGGCGCCGGCTGACGATCGCGTTCGTCCTGGTCGCCGGCGTCTCGGCCGGCCTGCTCGCCGGCGGGACCGGGCTGCTGCTGCGGCAGTCCTGGTTGGACGCGTCGCTGCACGAGGCCGCCGCCGACGCCCGCTACCACCTCGTTCTCGCCGGGCAGTTCCTGCCGCTGACCGAGCAGCGCAGCACCGAACTGCTCACCAGCTTCGAGGCCAGCGGTCGGCACGTGGTGCTCGTCGACGGCCCGACCCGTGCCTCGCACCCCGCGTACGCCCCGGTGCTGGGCAGCCCGTTGCGGGCCGTCGTCGCGGCCGGCCGGCTCGGCTATCAGCGTTCCGCGCCGGCGGAGCGTCCTCGGCTGCTGGTGGTCGGCGGGCGCATTCCCGGCTCGACCGCCGAGCTGTACGTCCTCACCGTGGAGGACGATGTCGCCACCGACCTGGGTCAGCTGCGCGGCGCGCTGGTGGCCGGCTGGGCGCTCGTGGTGTTGCTCGCCGCCGCGGTGGGTCACGCGCTGGCCCGCCGCACGTTGGAGCCGGTGGGCCGGGCCAGCCGGGCGGCGCGAGCCCTCACCGAGGGCCTGCTCGCCACCCGCCTGCCGGTACGCGGGCGCGACGAGTTCAGCGTCTGGGCGGCGACGTTCAACGAGATGGCCGAGGCACTGGAGTCGAAGATCGCCGCGCTGTCGGCCGCGCAGGCCCGCGAGCGGCGGTTCACCGCCGATGTCGCGCACGAGCTGCGTACCCCGGTGACCGCGTTGGTGGCCGCGGCGTCGCTGCTGCGCGAGCACCTCGACCAGTTGCCCGACGACGCCCGGCCGGCCGCCCGGCTGCTGGTCGGCGACGTGGTCCGGCTACGCCGGTTGGTCGAGGACCTGATGGAGATCTCCCGGCTGGACGCCGGGCGGGAGCAGCTGGCCGTCGGGCCGGTCGACGCGTTGGCGCTGCTGCACGGCATCGTCGTGGCGCGTGGCTGGTCGCCGCGGGTGCGGGTCACCGGCGACCCGGTCGTGTTGCGCACCGACAGGCGTCGGCTGGAGCGCGTGCTGGCCAACCTGGTCGCCAACGCGGTCGAGCACGGCGGTGGGGAGATCACGGCAAGTGTGGCGGGCGCCGGCCCCCTGGTCGTCTTCGAGGTCAGCGACCAGGGGCCCGGCATCCCGGCCGAGCATCTGCCCCGCGTGTTCGACAGGTTCCATCAGGTCGACAGGTCCCGCTCCGCGCCGGGCAGCGGGCTCGGGCTGGCCATCGCGCGGGAGCACACCGATCTGCTCGGCGGCGCGCTGGGCGTGCGCAGCGAGCCGGGCGAGGGCACCCGGTTCCGGCTGGAGTTGCCCACTGACGCTCCCGCCGGCACGGCGGACGGTGTGGGATGA
- a CDS encoding L-rhamnose mutarotase has product MKRHGCVIRLRPEQRETYLRLHATVWPSVEKTLREANFRNYTIFLHDDLLFGYYEYVGDDYEADLRLIAADPQTQEWWKLTDPCQESIAEPGSGDWWAPMREIWHLADEA; this is encoded by the coding sequence GTGAAACGTCATGGCTGCGTGATCCGACTCCGCCCCGAGCAACGGGAGACCTACCTGCGGTTGCACGCCACCGTCTGGCCGAGCGTGGAGAAGACGCTGCGCGAGGCGAACTTCCGCAACTACACCATCTTCCTCCACGACGATCTGCTCTTCGGCTACTACGAGTACGTCGGCGACGACTACGAGGCCGACCTGCGGCTGATCGCCGCGGACCCGCAGACGCAGGAGTGGTGGAAGCTGACCGACCCGTGTCAGGAGTCGATCGCCGAGCCCGGCTCGGGGGACTGGTGGGCCCCGATGCGAGAGATCTGGCACCTGGCCGACGAGGCCTAG
- a CDS encoding ArsR/SmtB family transcription factor: protein MLVGLNVRDLAMTRFAVSPLWEAVASVRIIKRPHQFPEHLAWYERVQPRLAGVRWQLLADLVQMPTPIIPTFVCPPPATSQPTLEIELASLVATPAEAVRASLDALSGPRSSLLVALYADPPGHLTRLAEAVRAYVDAVIAPYWPRMHTLLEREVLLGAQRMATDGVHGLLNHLDPFVQLKADTLSVEHLTRSGTVRLDGRGLLLVPSVFIGRRVWSNFGSPGQPVLRFPARAVATLWERDRTSHGHALARVLGRTRAALLHELAVPTSTLELAERCRLTPGTVSQHLGALRDVGLVGTHRVGRFVLYARTAAAEALLAASGTAVT from the coding sequence ATGCTGGTCGGTCTGAACGTGCGGGACCTGGCGATGACCCGATTCGCGGTGTCACCGCTGTGGGAAGCTGTGGCGAGCGTGCGGATCATCAAGCGGCCGCATCAGTTTCCGGAGCATCTGGCCTGGTACGAGCGGGTCCAGCCACGCTTGGCCGGCGTGCGGTGGCAGCTCCTTGCCGATCTGGTGCAGATGCCGACGCCGATCATCCCGACCTTCGTCTGTCCGCCGCCGGCCACCTCACAGCCCACCCTTGAGATCGAGCTGGCGTCCCTCGTTGCCACCCCTGCCGAAGCGGTGCGGGCCAGCCTCGACGCGCTGTCCGGCCCGCGGTCGTCGCTCCTGGTGGCGCTCTATGCCGACCCGCCGGGTCACCTGACTCGGCTGGCCGAGGCGGTCCGGGCGTATGTCGACGCGGTCATCGCACCCTACTGGCCCCGGATGCACACTCTGCTGGAGCGGGAAGTGCTCCTCGGCGCACAGCGCATGGCCACCGACGGAGTTCATGGCTTGCTCAACCACCTTGATCCCTTCGTCCAATTGAAAGCCGACACGCTGTCGGTGGAGCACCTGACCCGGAGCGGCACGGTGCGACTCGACGGGCGGGGCCTGCTGCTCGTACCGTCGGTATTCATCGGACGCCGGGTGTGGTCGAATTTTGGCTCTCCTGGACAACCGGTGCTGCGCTTCCCGGCGCGGGCAGTGGCCACCCTCTGGGAACGGGATCGGACCTCGCACGGGCACGCGCTCGCCCGGGTCCTGGGTCGGACCCGCGCGGCGCTGCTGCACGAGCTGGCCGTACCGACGTCGACACTGGAACTCGCCGAGCGGTGCCGGCTCACCCCGGGCACCGTGTCCCAGCACCTCGGCGCGCTGCGTGACGTCGGCCTCGTCGGCACACACCGGGTCGGACGTTTCGTCCTCTATGCCCGCACAGCCGCGGCCGAGGCGCTGCTCGCCGCCAGCGGTACGGCTGTCACCTGA
- a CDS encoding MFS transporter, which produces MTTASMTTGSKGQPNPWPRSFRLLYAAALIDGVGFHIGQLAVPVLAVSLLSASPGEVGLLGALSTAAFLLIGLPAGVWVDRLPRRAVLLTADLTRAALVASVPVAWWAGWLTIPQLYLVVLLTGVGTVFADVAAQSYLPELVGRGRLVAANALMMSTNATVQIAGRGLGGIVVQVLTAPVAIVLDAVTFVVSGVILTRIRAEAPRRRPPRVPGGFVQQLGAGVRHVTGNPLLRPLALSTASINLSMQLTTTLLPVVFLRELGLGAAALGLFLGVGGIGALLGAVTARPLAERIGHGRALWLPGLLVAPLGGLVTLIDTGPMLWVAAVGWLALAWRTGVGNVIGVSLRQGATPDALLGRMNATFRFLLTGALTIGAVLAGVLGQYGGVRTALVVGALANAVTWLPVFCSPLRTLHRPPTVD; this is translated from the coding sequence ATGACCACCGCCTCGATGACGACCGGATCCAAGGGCCAGCCCAACCCCTGGCCGCGTTCCTTCCGACTGCTCTACGCCGCCGCCCTCATCGATGGCGTCGGCTTCCACATCGGCCAGTTGGCCGTGCCGGTGTTGGCGGTGTCCCTACTCTCGGCAAGCCCCGGCGAGGTGGGGCTGCTCGGTGCGCTGAGCACCGCCGCGTTTTTACTGATCGGTCTGCCGGCCGGAGTCTGGGTCGACCGGCTGCCGCGTCGCGCCGTCCTGCTCACCGCCGATCTCACCCGGGCTGCGCTGGTGGCCTCGGTGCCGGTGGCGTGGTGGGCCGGGTGGCTGACCATCCCGCAGCTGTACCTGGTGGTACTGCTGACCGGAGTCGGCACCGTCTTCGCCGACGTCGCTGCGCAGAGCTATCTGCCGGAGCTGGTCGGCCGGGGCCGGTTGGTGGCGGCGAACGCACTGATGATGAGCACCAATGCGACCGTGCAGATTGCAGGTCGCGGGCTGGGCGGGATCGTCGTACAGGTGCTCACTGCGCCGGTCGCGATCGTGCTGGACGCGGTGACCTTCGTGGTGTCCGGTGTGATTCTGACCCGGATCCGTGCCGAAGCACCCCGCCGACGTCCGCCGCGGGTGCCGGGCGGTTTCGTCCAGCAGCTCGGCGCGGGGGTCAGGCACGTGACCGGCAACCCCCTGCTCCGCCCGCTGGCCCTCTCGACCGCGAGCATCAACCTGAGCATGCAGCTCACCACCACTCTGCTTCCGGTGGTGTTCCTACGCGAGTTGGGGCTGGGCGCCGCTGCCCTCGGCCTGTTCCTCGGCGTGGGCGGGATCGGCGCCTTGCTCGGAGCAGTGACCGCGCGCCCGCTCGCCGAGCGGATAGGCCATGGTCGCGCTCTCTGGCTGCCCGGGCTGCTCGTTGCGCCGCTCGGCGGGTTGGTCACGCTGATCGACACCGGGCCGATGCTCTGGGTGGCGGCTGTCGGTTGGCTGGCTTTGGCCTGGCGGACGGGAGTAGGCAACGTGATCGGGGTCAGCCTGCGCCAGGGCGCCACCCCCGACGCGTTGCTCGGGCGGATGAACGCCACCTTCCGGTTTCTGCTCACCGGGGCGCTCACCATCGGCGCAGTGCTCGCCGGAGTACTCGGACAGTACGGAGGCGTCCGTACCGCGCTGGTGGTCGGCGCGCTCGCGAACGCGGTGACATGGCTTCCGGTGTTCTGCTCCCCGCTACGCACGCTCCACCGGCCGCCCACAGTCGACTGA
- a CDS encoding response regulator transcription factor — protein MEGRVLVVEDDFSIREVTALGLRRAGFRVDTAVDGGQALAAFRAHPVDLIVLDIMLPGVDGLEVCREIRRTSQVPILMLTARTDTIDVVVGLECGADDYLRKPFDLPELVARVRSVLRRVNVPAPSTVIEVDGLEIDPGAFVVRQHGREVTLTSTEFRLLLELARRPGQVFTRQLLLDLVWNHDFLGDSRLVDVAVQRLRAKIEDDPAQPRLIRTVRGAGYKLSTG, from the coding sequence ATGGAGGGCCGCGTGTTGGTGGTCGAGGACGACTTCTCGATCCGGGAGGTCACCGCCCTCGGTCTGCGCCGCGCCGGTTTTCGGGTCGACACCGCGGTTGACGGGGGGCAGGCCCTGGCCGCGTTCCGCGCTCACCCGGTCGACCTCATCGTGCTCGACATCATGCTGCCGGGCGTGGACGGTCTGGAGGTCTGCCGGGAGATCCGGCGGACCAGTCAGGTGCCGATCCTGATGCTGACCGCGCGCACCGACACCATCGACGTGGTGGTCGGGCTGGAGTGCGGCGCGGACGACTATCTGCGCAAGCCCTTCGACCTGCCCGAGTTGGTGGCCCGGGTCCGCTCGGTGCTGCGCCGGGTGAACGTGCCGGCCCCGTCGACAGTCATCGAGGTCGACGGCTTGGAGATCGACCCGGGCGCCTTCGTGGTCCGCCAGCACGGCCGGGAGGTGACGTTGACCTCCACCGAGTTCCGCCTGTTACTGGAGCTGGCCCGCCGACCCGGCCAGGTCTTCACCCGGCAACTGCTGTTGGACCTGGTCTGGAACCACGACTTCCTCGGCGACTCCCGACTGGTCGACGTGGCCGTGCAGCGGCTCCGCGCCAAGATCGAGGACGACCCGGCGCAGCCACGGCTGATCCGGACCGTGCGCGGCGCCGGCTACAAGTTGTCTACGGGCTGA
- a CDS encoding YciI family protein: MRQYLLSVHFVEGAPTPSDEEMQTMFRETGRINDDMQAAGAWVFGGGLTSPDSATVVRVENGATAMSDGPFAETKEHIAGFWVIKCADLDAALAWAERCAAACGPVEVRPFDDLSQA, translated from the coding sequence ATGAGGCAGTACCTGCTGTCCGTGCACTTCGTCGAGGGCGCGCCGACGCCGTCCGACGAGGAGATGCAGACCATGTTCAGGGAGACCGGTCGGATCAACGACGACATGCAGGCCGCGGGCGCCTGGGTCTTCGGCGGAGGGCTCACGTCACCGGACAGCGCCACCGTCGTCCGTGTCGAGAACGGCGCCACCGCCATGAGCGATGGGCCGTTCGCCGAGACGAAGGAGCACATCGCCGGGTTCTGGGTCATCAAGTGCGCGGACCTGGACGCGGCGCTGGCCTGGGCCGAGAGGTGCGCGGCGGCCTGCGGGCCGGTCGAGGTGCGCCCCTTCGACGACCTGTCCCAGGCCTGA
- a CDS encoding Gmad2 immunoglobulin-like domain-containing protein — protein MNGRGTAGLGVPVLVAALLLGGCGTPRSGDLGPAPTAPPTSATPTDRPEPTGTPAVEPTPPPADRPPGPSAPASVGTRRPDPVTIELWYVRAGLLVPTRRTRPATVATSRLALTELAAGPTAAEAATGMTTLLPAGVEVTRIADGVATLRVPSVGDPATRRLREAQVVWTLTQFPSVRRVRLDGAAPVERADYADLLPPIVVTAPIPGARVSAPLVVAGTATVFEATVSVRVLDAAGREVATGFGTASCGSGCRGGYRVVVGWRTVREQKGTIEVYEVSARDGARINTMAVPVVLAPGG, from the coding sequence ATGAACGGCCGCGGCACGGCCGGGCTGGGCGTACCGGTGCTCGTCGCGGCCCTCCTGCTCGGCGGCTGCGGCACTCCCCGCTCCGGCGATCTCGGCCCGGCGCCCACCGCGCCGCCAACGAGCGCCACGCCCACCGACCGTCCGGAACCTACAGGGACCCCGGCCGTGGAGCCGACGCCGCCACCCGCCGACCGACCACCGGGTCCGTCGGCGCCGGCGTCCGTCGGCACGCGCCGGCCGGACCCGGTGACCATCGAGCTGTGGTACGTCCGCGCCGGGCTGCTCGTGCCGACCCGACGCACCCGGCCGGCCACGGTCGCGACGTCCCGGCTGGCGCTCACCGAACTGGCCGCCGGGCCGACCGCGGCCGAGGCCGCCACCGGGATGACCACACTGCTTCCGGCCGGCGTCGAGGTCACCCGCATCGCCGACGGCGTGGCGACGCTGCGGGTACCGTCCGTCGGCGACCCGGCCACCCGCCGACTGCGCGAGGCGCAGGTGGTGTGGACTCTCACCCAGTTCCCGAGCGTGCGGCGGGTCCGCCTCGACGGGGCGGCCCCTGTCGAACGGGCGGATTACGCGGACCTGCTGCCACCGATCGTGGTCACCGCCCCGATCCCCGGTGCGCGCGTCTCCGCCCCGCTCGTCGTCGCGGGCACCGCCACCGTGTTCGAGGCCACGGTGAGCGTCCGGGTCCTGGACGCCGCCGGCCGGGAGGTGGCCACCGGTTTTGGCACCGCCAGTTGCGGCAGCGGTTGCCGCGGTGGCTACCGGGTGGTGGTCGGCTGGCGCACGGTCCGCGAACAGAAGGGCACGATCGAGGTGTACGAGGTGTCCGCCCGGGATGGCGCGCGGATCAACACGATGGCCGTGCCGGTGGTCCTCGCCCCCGGTGGCTGA